In the Microcebus murinus isolate Inina chromosome X, M.murinus_Inina_mat1.0, whole genome shotgun sequence genome, TTTTTCTCATAACTCTCTTCCACTCCACACCTACTTCCACTATCCTAGTTTAAATTCACATCATCtccttcttatattttcttcagtgGCATTTGATGCATTGAATATGACTTAAACCAAGGTGCAATAGACCAGGAAACCAGGTCCAGTTAAGTATCTAAGGAAAGTAGTTTTGTTTAATCCATCTCCAGATAGGTGAGGCTGAACTGTAGGTACTCTCTTCCTTTggtttgaaagtatttttatcaCTTGccctcatttccttatttttttgatCTTTGTATCAGAACCTACTTGATACTCTGACCACAAATCTAATGAACTCAGCCTACAGTGGCTTAGAAAGAAAGGATCAAGATCAAGTGGATATCAGATTGACAAAGGGCATGGAATTTGAGGACACATTGTTGGCAGGGGTGTGGTAAAGCAGGCGTGCATACATTATTTATAGAAGGTTAAGTTGGTAGGAACTCTTTGAAGGATGATTTGGCAATGgctatgaaatataaaatgaacttaTTCGTTGAACTAGGAATTCCATTTCTACTTACATGTTTGCACAAAGATGTATACACCAGAGTAATCACTGCAGAATAGTTTCTAGTaacagaaaatcaaaatagaagaaccaaaattaatgcttatttttaaaagtgtaatgaACAAATATATTCCAACCATACAATGAAAAACTACACAATAACaattagatatatatgtataagaaacaatttctaatattttgtgatttaaaaagcACAGACACATACAACACATGCTATTTGTATAAAAATTGCATACAAatacatacattcatatatacatatagactatctctaaatgtatatacacacaaaatgtaCTGGTGGTGATCTATGACAGGAGACTAGGGATCCTGGGATGTTAGATTGACTTTTCAttgtatactttttatatattatgatttttttgtcaTGTGCATGTATTAAAGCTATTttgacataaaacaaaacaaaaataaagactaagTGGTgttgataaatatatttcaaaatatgagaaatatctgcatatgtaaaatagtatatatcTATGCCCTCTCCTCACATGGGGAGtaacatacaaacacatatataaatacattgtaTATGTAACTAGTTATAGGTACAGCTTATACATTTGTATAAATGAAAAGCAGTTTGTTATATATCatcttaaaaaaaccaaaactaaccATTTTAACTTGTACTGTGTATATTTACATAAGGTATTCAAGATGGTTGGTATTCAAGATGATATTTAATCTTTTAACCTATAAGCGTAACTTTCCTTTTCAAAAACAGATGTACAAAGGAATGTGTGCATAGCTGATATTTTAGCTTCAGATTCTCTCCTGGAAAAGTTTGACTTTAATAAATATCTAGATACATAGAGAAATTCCTAGaaggacaaattaaaaaaataaagcattaaaaactTTAGTCTCTCACTTAACTTCTAAGATGctgaacacattttatttatttttctgcaataCATCACATACTGGATCCAAACAAAAGAATGATCCatgtatacaattaaaaaatatcaacaaaacctACTCTGAGAACAACTGCTGACCTTTTACTGTAAATGGCTAGCTGaactttaaagaaatgtttatcaCCCAAAATACCTCCCTGATTGCACTGCCACATATATAGGCCAGTTCTGAATAGCTCTGAAAATCTGTAGCATAAATGCTACTCGCAAAAGCAGACCATAATACAGCAGCTTTACACAAGAAGGCTGAGGGCCTGGGGATTAGTGATGTTAAAGTTTTACTGAATAATCACAATTGTTGATTAATAGTAGGAATAACATTGCAAGACTTATGTaagagaatgtatttttaaagcattttatgcaCCAACAATATGAAAACAACAGACATTGAGTGTCCAACATTCAAATGAAACACACCCCAAACAATGGCAATCTAGAACTTGAACTGCATTTTCTAATAGGAGTAGGGGTATAAATGAAGGGTAGTTTCTCAGACAAGCTCAAAAGACACTGTAgcacacattttacaaaatagcCTACTTCTGAAATGTGTATAAGACCTGATCATACTTAGAAATACTGATAAAACTAAATTACTAAATAGTAGCAAGGACAATTACTGCATCCATATAAGGAAAACACATATGTGAATCACTGGAAGAAAGAACGCACGTAGAGTTTAGCCAAAATTCTTTGTATGAGAAGGCAAACAGTGCTACTAGGAAAGGTGCATAAAAGTCTTAATGCCAAGTTTTTATTACTCAAAGGACCACTTTGCTCTTTTGTACTTTCCTACCCTAAACAGATAAGTTGAGAATGTTGAACCtgaaaaacaaaagccacagaAGTAAAAGCACAAATGGAGCATGAAGAAGGAAAATTAGACAGAGCTGAAAGGTAAATTTGTGCACTTTGAGAACACGGCAGCCATGCTTAGCTCCAGAGGCCTGCGTAGTTTCCATGGAGACCTGAAGGGAGAGGCCCCCCAGCCACAAAGAGCTTCATCTCAGGCCAGTTGTAGCAGTGGGTGTAGAGAGCATTGGGGAACTCCCCAATGCCCCCAAAGTAGTTCACCCAAAGGTCATCCTGGTTGAGCCAGCCTCTGCCACAAGTGAGCTTGAGCTTCCTCCCTGCACACCCTGGTGAGGCGTCTGGGCTGGCCAAGGCCCTCTCCTCCAGGAACTTCTGGGCACGTATATCATAGAAGAGCAGGGAGCCATGGCCTGTGCCCACAGTGATGATGTGCTGATAGAAGCTCAGGGAACGCACTCCCGTGCCACCCTCTCGAGAGCACATGGGCCGGATGTTCTGCTGACGCTGGCGTGGATCCAGGAAGGAGACATGAGACTGGGAGCCCACAGCGTACAGGGACAACTCATCGCAGTAGTTCAGGCACACATTCTCTCGGCAGTAGGGCAGCCTGAGCGACAGTAACCTGGACAGGGTGCTCCGGGCTTTCCACAGGTGGAAGTAGCCATCCAGGGACACCGCTCCCAGCTCCTGGTTCTTGCCACTGAAGGCCAGCGCTCGCACTTTGCGGTTACTGGGGTTGGTGCTGGCCCTGGGGATGGCCTCCACGTCCATCGGATGGATGTGGGAGTACACGGGGAGCCCCAAATCGTTGTGCCAGGTAATGTTGCCGTGGAACATGTCCGGGTGCAGCCGCCAGAGCGCCACAGTGCCGTCGCGAGAGCCGCTCACGGCCACGGTGTCACTCAGCCAGGCGATGGCGAAGATCCAGTCCTTGTGGCCGTGGCGGTCGCCCAGGCACACGGGGTCCAGGGTGGGCAGCTGGTAGATGGCCAGGCTGTTGGGGTTTTCGCCCCCGGTGGCCAGAAGGGTCTTGGAGGGATTCAGCTCGATGGCATGAATGCCGCAACCCGGCTGGGCCCGGCCTAGCCCTGCCACCCTGTCCCGCAGCAGGGGGATGCGTGTGATGTGGCCCGACTGCACGTCCACCACGAAAAGCGTGTTACACTTGGTGCCGCACACTACCTGCCTGGCGTTCAGCCACTGCGACGCGAACACCTTGTTGAGGGTGCCCAGGGCCAGCTGGCGCTCTGTCAGCAGCTCCGGCAGCCTCTGTACCGCGTAGCTGCTCAGCTCGCCCTCGAAGCCCCGGAGCCCCGCGCGGTCCCCCGCGCCCACCTCGCGGCCCCTCAGGTAGTGCAACAGCGAGCGACGTGTCGCCGGCCGCTTCTGCTTCTTGGGCAGCAGCGGCCCCTCTCCGTCCGCTGCCGCCCCATGAGAGGACGAGCTCCCGGCGCCAGCTTCGACCGCGGGCGCTTTCCGCTTCCTGCTACCTGTTTGCTGCGGGGCCATGGTGGGCGGCGGGCGAGCGGCGGTGGCGCGGCGGCAATGGCGATGCGTGGCACCCGCGTTGGCCGTGGTGGCAGCGGGGATGGCGGCGCCTCCGTGTCAGCCAGGAGCGCGGGGTCTCAAGGACCGAGAGGCTGTGGCGACAGTGGGCGCAGAGCCTCCGGAGTCTTAGGCGCGGCAGCGGCGAAGAAGGCGGCGGGGGTGGCGAGGCCGGAGGAGGAACGTGGGCGAGAGAGAGCTCAGCGCAGGCAGAGCGCGGCGGCGGGGGTGACAGCGCCGGGGACCTAGGCTAGGGCGGGAAGTGTGGCCAGCGGCGCTGAGGGAGGGAAGTCAGAGTGTGGGGAGGACAACGCTGGGGGCAGGAGTGTGATGGGCGGAGGCGGTGGGAGGAGCGGGTGAGtagggagggggtggaggagggagggcgtTAATGGAGTCCTGGGGAAGGAGTATGGGAGGGCTGGCCCTCCAGGACCACTGTATCCAATGGCCTGTGATTCACCACCCTCAGGCAGGACAACCTCCAACTAGCCATAATATCCCTACTTGAGTAAAATTTGAAACCTAAAGTATGGTCAAGCATGGGGCTAAAGGTAGCCCTGACCATGATCTGTGTGAAGAAACCAACACGCACTTGGTGTAATCTTGGGAGAGCTTTCCTTATGATTAGACATGGAACTTGGCAAgggatgcgtgtgtgtgtgtgtgtgtgtgtgtgtgtgtgtgtgtaggggtgctGTTGGGAATAGCAAGGAGTCATTTACCCTTATGTCAGACCTGCAGCCCCTTCAGTTTCAGCCTCTCTGAAGGTATGTTAAACAATTTCAACCAACTATTTTTCAATTTGAGGTCTCTCATCACCTCCTCCTGAATTCCTGAGGGATGTGTTCTAAATGCAGTTCCCAGGGCTCCCCTTTTCCTCCCAGCTGGTATCAGAGCCTCTTTGGTCAGAAGTAGCCTCAGGAATCTCCAAGACTGCAATGATCATAGGTGTGGGGATGTGGGGCTGAGGAGTGAGGAAGAGGTTGTTTCTCTAAGGCATGGATGTCTCTAGAATTTTGTAGCCCTTGAAGGGGTCGAGGGGtcgaggggagagggagaggtccAGGTGAGGGgtacctccctccctctccaagGAGGGAAAGTTCAGCCCAAACCTTCAATTCCAGAAGTCTGGGAAGAGCCCTGTTTTGTGTGGGAGGCCCCTGGGGACGTTGAGACAGAACCCCGAGGAAAGCGCAGGATTTCCACAGGCACAGATGGTGAGGAAGAAATTCCCAGAGTAATTTCATGGCACGGTGTGTGAGTAGACGTTCAGACAGAGCATGAGTTTGGCAGACTCAGGAATCCAATGGCCTGTATCTACTCCCCAGCTTCAAGGCAGCTAGCCAATCCAGTGGCAGGCCCATACCCATGTATACTCAGTTACACAGAGATACCTTGCTCTGAGAGGCTGGTGGCTGATATCAGCTCTGCATAGGCCTCAATCCTCCTCCACAAGAACGTCTTGGTTCAGTGCCTGTGAGTGTGGCAGTGGATTAATTTTTCTGATCAATCAGATGCGATTATAAGAGCTACTTTGTTGTTGCTTCCCCCTGCCCTTTCCCTACCCTTTTCAAACTTCAAGTGTCCAAACTCCAAGTACAAAAACCATGGGTCCTTCCCACCGCTCCTATCTGGCTGCTGCATCCCAGTGCCCACTACCCCCCTCTTAATAGTCCTCCTCATGTTTAATGCCACATCAAGAGGAAGATGAGGATGGTGATTTGGGAGTAatctgacaaagaaaaaattgttgGTGACTTCATAGTTACAAATGACATTACTGGAGAATAACTGACCACAAATTCCATTAATATAACCTGCCattaaggttttattttcttgattttttaaaaattctaacttagaaaaaatgatattttatgagACTTCATGGCATACTTTTTACTGTTGTGGTAGAAGAAAATAGGCTGAAAATCTTGGAATATATCAGCCTATTTTGTCTTATGTAACACAGATATAACAAGATtggatgaaatatatatatatgtatactataaacaaatatttacaatatttcaaTTGCAAACATAATACTCATAAcagctattatttattgaaagCCTATTTGTGTTATGGGCTAAAGGGCTGTGCTAAAACTTCAAATGCTAAATGCTTTATGTACATTCAGCCTCATTATAACTTTATTAGGTTGGTTCTATTTTTATTGCCATGCTTTAAATTGAGGGAATTGAAGTTCAGAAAGGTTAGTAACTCCTCCatagtcacacagcaagtaaataCTAAAGTCAAGAAGTGAATCCCTGTCTGACTCCAATACTTTTGTGACTAATGGCTACTCTATTATTcaacaaatgaaatttttctgttttctttgccttAAAACCATGTAAACTACTCCTGGTGTTATGCTTTATTAGCTTCTGGAAGATAACTACAacccataaaataaatgaataaatactgatataaattatgtacattttccatatatttgaaggcaaagatatataatcTCTGAGCTATGTCTCCATTAATGGAGATATGAAGATATATAATCTCTGGGACATATTTTTACAAAttccatttaattaatatttatgaaatgcaatatatattctttcttatttttggtaaaaataacagcaatataaatattccttttattatGTCTGTCCACTTTTTTGTTACtataaatatgcaatatttatgtataataatGTGCCTGTAGTCACCAGTCAGATTACTAATTTGTATTGATGAGgtgtgttaattttatttaaatattacaccTGAAACACATTTCATTTTGTGTCTATGCTTTCAAATTTCCCTGAGCTTATTTAAGGATGTACAAACAACTTCCAGACCAGAGGCAAGTAATGTTGAGAGATATAAAGTTTTGTATAGCAACTTGCAGTTTTGAACAGTTCTTTATAACTGATCGCTTACATTTTTAGGAAAACACAATGTAAGCTAATATATAGTCATAAACAGTGCATTTGGTGTTGAAGTGGTAGATGCAATGGTATGACAATAAAAATTTCAGGTATCTGCATAGCCCTCTGAGGGTCAGGGTCTCATTTAGGTACTTCTGTTATCTCTGTGGGACATTGCACGTACTGTAAACATCTTCTCAGTCCTTACCAATCTATTGTTATGTTTATTGCTGCTTTTTGCTTTGTATTAGCCTACCCTATCTCCCTATACCAGATTCTCCTTCAGGGCATTGTTTCAAGCTGTTCTCTAATTACttatgtgtttaatttttgttttctcaatcaTATTGTAAACTCCTCAAGAGGTTAgttaatattttctacttattttgtaTCATCACAAAGTTCTAGATACGCAGTAAATGGTTTATAAAAACTTGTGATTAACAGTGTTATATGTaaaaagaacaagagagagaaatgaaaatagaatatctaaaaggtagaaataagacattttgaaatcaaattaCTTGAAGTGGATAAAAGTGAAGGATTTGAATTGTAGCAACTTCACATAACTTGTTTGATattatatagatacagatatataggTCAATATTGATCAACATAGATATCTATATAACTTCAAACAAGTTATGtgacattattattatctatctatatgcatgtatatttcttttcagCCTACCAGACAACTGTGTCTATCTTTTTAATCtatgaatgaagaaaaggaattGTCTAGCCAATAACCAAGATAGATTACCAGTTTAAAATTAGTTAGGGAAAAAGTATTGTTATTACACTGTGGTATCATGAATATAAGGTTATTATTAAATGTGATTCAAATTATTTTGCAAGTGTTACTATTTTTAGGTCCCAAACTAAAATAGTCTCAGAACAAAGGCCAGAAAGTTGAAGGAAAGCTGGGTAGCAGTAAGACTGATGGGTCAGTAACAAGTCTGTTTGTAGAAATATTCTATTCTAAAAGTTTCTTTTATATAGTCTTCTATAGGAAAATAGATTTTACTTATGAATATGGGATTTACAAATTGGATCAGATTCTCAGGTATGGAGGAATTTGTGTTCAGAAATGGGATTGCATAATCATTTCCAATATGTTGTATATAGATATAAAACAAggctttccttaaaaatattttgtgatatcTACTTTACATTTGTATGTATAGCCCTTGCATTATCTTTATGAACAAGTATAAATATAAGACACTAAAAAATGAAGCATAATTaggcttgctttaaaaaatatgtggtaATGATACTCTGTTATTTATAACAGAAACAAGGCAAACTCTTCTTGAATTATTAAATTGAATACATTTTCACTTAATTTCAAGCTGTGACCTTGTCAAATCTAAGGTAAGCAGTGAACCTGGTTTGTAGTCAGATCGGAGGATTCCTTCAAAGTTCATGATGGAAAAAATGGTGTAGATGACGCAGCAGGCTATGTTTTCCCCTACGATGGTACTACTACAGGCATATGGAGTCAGATGTGATAAGAAAGGAAAGATTTATCACATTATTAACATTTACTATAAACAGAATTGTAGGTAAAGAGGCGATTTTGACTTTATGACCTCTTCTTTTCCCTACCCTTCTCCATCTTTTCTAAGAAGGAAAATGTGTTGGATTCCAGGCATGGACTTTGTTTCATGAGAGGGTAGATTCATTGCTAATTATATGTTTTACGGTAAGCACTACACTGTAGTGAGTAAGTGAGTTGGCTCTGCAGCCAGATAACACGGTTTAAATTCTGGTTCTATAGCTTGCTGGCCTAGGAATTGGGCCAGTTATAATACTCCCTTTTCAGTTATTCCCTTATTTAttaatggggacaataatagcaCTTATGCCATGGAGTTGGGGTTTAAATGCGTTAATACATATATAGCACTAGAAACAGTGTCTGACGGATtataaacacttaataaatttctcttaaattCTAACTGCTTTCCCTACTTTcctttatttaactttataaagaCAACTTGATAGCTATACTAATGGAAGTTTTTGAATGTCCACTGTAGTGCACATATTCACCATTACTAAAAACTGGTACACGCAGGGATAAATAATTTGTGAAGCTGGCTACTTGTCTACTCACGTACAGCTCACCAGTCTTTATTCTTTTGCCAACCTAGAGATGAATATTAACATTAGTAGATCATCAAGGGGCAGTTTGGAAGGGTTCATTCTATCAAGCAGCCAGATTTGGTTCATATTGCTAATACTATCCATATAAATGTGTAATCATAAATACCTATgaaaaagaattgatttttttttagatttagggCATTCCCAACCTGTTGATAGTAGTAAAATTGGATATAAGTGACTCAACAAAGGATATGTATCAGGCTCTGATATTAGATAGGTACATAAGGAAGACTTGAGTGATATTATGTCCACGAAGTTGATTGAGAATCCATTCCCTTCCATGCTTTGTAATGTTTTAACTAGATATAGATACTCAGTTATTATTTTCCCTGCCTTTGATAACAACTTACCCTTAGCTTCAAATGCATCATATATCCTAATTTTATATATCCATCCCAAACCTATGTGTCAGACTTCCACTTGACATTTTGGATATCAAAACAGAACTTCAAATTCACAATGTATAAgcttaaaatctttatttcaacCTCCATGCACCTGAACTTTTATTGTTCCCTGTCATAATGAATAGCACCACCATCCATCCAGCTGTACAAACCAGAATCTTAACAATTATCTTTGACAAAAATCCCTCCCTTATCTTCAGGTTCAATATTTCATCTTCTACCATTTCTCAAATTCATtcaattcttaatatttctacTGCTACCACCCTTTTGCAAACCATTGTTTTATCTTGACTGGACAACTACAATAGCTTCCTAAGTGATTATCCTGCAACCACTCCTCTTCCATTCAATTCTCCATACTGTAGCCAGAGTGCTGTTTGCAAAATGCAAATCTGCCCATGTCACTGTACTGACTTAAACAAGACAATGTTTTCCTGTTGTCTTAGGATAAAGATCAAAATCCTTAACACAGCCTACAAGACCAAGCATGATATGACCTATGTTATCCACCTACATTTCACCttcttttcattacattttttctcTAGCCACactgtccttttaaaatttcctacCTGATGTTAAATAACGTCATGCCTCATATCCTTTTGgcatgctgttctctctgcctggaaagctTTCTCCCTGTGGTTCTTCCCACCTTTTACCTACCATAAATGCCTTAGCTTGTTAACTCCTTGTCTTCCAGATTTTAGATAAAATGTCACTTTCTTAGAGAAACTCTCCTTGACTGACCAGAATAGGTCGTATCTCTGTTCCCTTATTATACATGAAGATGcttgtaatattattttatggCATTTATCTCAAGTGAAATTGCATGATTATTTCTGTGGCTCCTTTTAAAAGTCTATATCCACTAACGGTTTGAACAAACACTTCATGAAGGCAGAGGTGGTGTCCATTGTGTTCACGACTGCATCTCCAGTGTCTAGTATGTCATAGAAGTACTCTTCAATATTTGCTTAATAATTGCAGAATGAAATTTTATAGACCTTAGATATTTGTCTAATTGCTGCATCAGAACACTTCATGCTATTTGACCAGCCACCTCTTAATTTAACACAGGTTGAAAGGAAGACCTTTTTTTCTACCTGACATTTTAGAGTTTGTCAAATTGTTTACTCTTTAGTTGTTTCAGTTGTGATTCTAtctagaaatattcaaaatatcatcCACTCCATTTTCCAAAAGATCATTACTGCAAAACTATAGATTGATTGATGTGATAGACAGCCCCAGAAAACATTTTACAATTGGATCAGAAGCACAATACTCTACCATCAACCATTGCTATGTTTTTCAGCTGTGGAGACATCTACCCCAGATCACAAAAGGCTGCTTCCAGCTCTGGTTTGTCATAACTCCAAGGACAAGCATCAGCTAAGATAAGGTAGCATAAGTTTAAAGTAGAACCTCAGCATTTAATGCTAAGCTAAAATGGGCATTTTAGTACCATATAATAATTAGAGGAGACTGCAATATTACCCTGAAAGACCATGTTTCAAGTGGTATCAAATAGTGTTATATCTTAGCTGAAGTTATCTTCAATATACAACTTAATGGGTTGATATTACTGCTAGATAGATTGAATCTTCCTGTGTTGTTTCTGtgtataaaaaatttatattgtctATGCACATGTTGATGGTGTGGTTTTACCGTCAAGAACTAGAGTAGCCTCATTAACAAAATACTGTCAAAAAGAATGTCTCaacatttattatgtaaaatCCTAAAGCCATTGTTTTTGAAAGATATCTTCCAAAATTTAGCCAGCCAATTCAAAATTAATTCTAGCAGCATGATAACTTATTTAGTTACTTTCATAGGGTGGGGAGCATTTAGGGGATCATTTTGCAGTATTTGGGAAAAACTGGGAAATGGCTGCTTTGTATCAAACTTCACATGGGTTTTCTACCTTCACAAAAAGTGTGTAGTAACTGGTTTCTTGATCATTTTCTGAGTGAAATTCATCTATGCCACGTCCTGTTAGAACTTAGGAGTCTGAAGGGAGCCTTGTCCAAGCATACCAGAGTTGATCTCAATGTACTTCTTAAACAACACCTAGTTGTTCCTGCGGATATTGCCACACACTACATTGGTGAGAAAGTGGGATGTCATTTCATCTGGATGAAAATACTGGTCAAATTTCTCAACTTTCATAAGATAGAACCTTACTACATTATTATGGTAGAGTAATGTGGGCTctataacaaacaaaacaatactATGTGTCCTTAGGCTACTTACTTGACCTCTCTTTGATTCACTTTACCCactgaaaaaattattaatagctttttaaattaatttaagttATACAAGTTAATGCTTAGTAAACAATAGCTATTATTAGTATCTAGATTTCACAAGCCTGTGGACTGACCCATAATAAGCCATATAGACTATCCTTCCATCTCATCAGAAAATGTAGTGGAAATGCCTCTATCTGGACATTCCTTTCCCCAGACTGTACACCATCTGGGGAGCATCTCCTTGTCTGTCTGGCAAAGTTGTACTTATCCTTTGAATCTTATCTCAGATGCCAGCTCCACTATGACAATTTATTCTACTCTGCCAGATACGTCTAAGGGCATCTTCTTTTGTACAGTATGTACATACTTCTATTATAGCAATTAATTTACTTCATTGCAGTCattaatttgtcttattttaaactAACTGCAAGCTCCTTTGAggtggaaacattttttaaaaatatatttgatccccagacctagcacagtgcctgacatgtaaATAGCCCATAtgcatttgctgaatgaatgaacaaatgaattcagCCTCTATCAAAACCAttgctaataaaatataatagttagCATTCTGAAGGCTGATTCACATACTCTGAGTTTTATTCTTGAATCACCTTAGGCCACCAGATGAATGTATCATAGGATCAGATTATGTTAGTATTTGCTGAATCAGTTTCACTCACATGAACTTTAATTTTATGCTTTAGGCAGTTATCAAAGGTTATTAAAAATAGCCAAACAGCTATAGGAGTATCTCTTCTGTATTTATTGTAAATCTGTTATGAAGGACACTGCTCATCATATTGCTCAATGTCCCCTTTATACAATGTCACAcagcaaattaattttataatataatgccAAAAAGATTTTATCTCTTTGTAGTCATTATATTTCCTCCTTTCTGATCATGAGAACTATATAAGAGTGTAGACTATGAAGTCAGAGAGTCCTTgatt is a window encoding:
- the LOC105856743 gene encoding DDB1- and CUL4-associated factor 12-like protein 2; amino-acid sequence: MAPQQTGSRKRKAPAVEAGAGSSSSHGAAADGEGPLLPKKQKRPATRRSLLHYLRGREVGAGDRAGLRGFEGELSSYAVQRLPELLTERQLALGTLNKVFASQWLNARQVVCGTKCNTLFVVDVQSGHITRIPLLRDRVAGLGRAQPGCGIHAIELNPSKTLLATGGENPNSLAIYQLPTLDPVCLGDRHGHKDWIFAIAWLSDTVAVSGSRDGTVALWRLHPDMFHGNITWHNDLGLPVYSHIHPMDVEAIPRASTNPSNRKVRALAFSGKNQELGAVSLDGYFHLWKARSTLSRLLSLRLPYCRENVCLNYCDELSLYAVGSQSHVSFLDPRQRQQNIRPMCSREGGTGVRSLSFYQHIITVGTGHGSLLFYDIRAQKFLEERALASPDASPGCAGRKLKLTCGRGWLNQDDLWVNYFGGIGEFPNALYTHCYNWPEMKLFVAGGPLPSGLHGNYAGLWS